The DNA region AACTGataggtggtaggtagaggttactgCCTTCCAACTGTTTAAAGTAGGTCTTCCAATGATAGCGTTGTATGATGATGAATAGTCTACAATAAGAAAGTTTACTTCTTTGGTTATCTGTTGTGGATAATCTTCTACCACCACAAGTAGCGTAATGGTATCTACGGGTTGCACTTTCATCCCTCCAAATCCTACCAAAGGCGAATTCACTGGATAAAGTTGATCTTGTCTAAGCCTTATTTGTTGGAAAGCAGGGTAATATAAGATGTCCGTTGAACTTCCATTGTCTACCAATACCCTTCTAGTTGTGTAATCAGTGATGACAATCGCGTCATCATGCAGGTGGTGAACCCTTTCAACCTCCTCGTCCATGAACATAATGGCTTGCTCATCCGTTCCCCTCGTCCTTGGGGATTGTCTAAAAAGTTGGACATTTTGTACCACCTTCAgatatgtcttccttgacttggaagaTTTCCTCGTTGAGGTCTTTCCTACAATGACTCTTATTTCTCTAAGTGGGGGTTGTGATGACTCTTCTATCTTTCCCTTCAACTTCTCGTCTTTGTGATCTTTCCcaagaaaatttctcaattttccttgcttgatgagattctctatttgctgcttcaaatcaaaatacTTGTCCGTGACATGTCTATGATCTCTGTGGAAGTGGCAGTACTTGTTTCTATTTCGCTTGTTGGGATCCCCTTTCACTTTTTTCGACCACTTCAAGGATGGAtcgtccttgatttgcataagcacttgttCAAATGGCACGTTCAAGGGTGTATATTGCTGACTCTGTGCTAAAGAACTTGCCTTCTTGTTGTCTCGATATTTCTTCTCTCCTGTACGGGCCTTCTTTGGTCAAGGACCCTGCTCATGATGGCGTGGGAGATCTGCTTCCATTCGCTTggctctcttcctcttcttggctataATTGCATCATCTACATTCGTGAAGTTTTGGGTTGAATGGACGAGTTCAACCATAGTTTGAGGATCTTGCTCATAAAGCTTATGGATGAATAAATCAGAATTAACTCCATTATGGAAGGCcaccaataacaatttgtcaTCCATCTTTTCTAATGTCAGGGCTTCCCTGTTGAAACGAGTAATGAATGACCGCGAGCTTTCATTTTCCCCTTACTCTATGGTTAACAGGCTGGATGAGGAGCCCTTATGCCTTTGTCCTCCGATAAAATTGTTGACAAAAAACTTGCTCAATTCT from Castanea sativa cultivar Marrone di Chiusa Pesio chromosome 6, ASM4071231v1 includes:
- the LOC142639854 gene encoding uncharacterized protein LOC142639854, which produces MDEEVERVHHLHDDAIVITDYTTRRVLVDNGSSTDILYYPAFQQIRLRQDQLYPVNSPLVGFGGMKVQPVDTITLLVVVEDYPQQITKEVNFLIVDYSSSYNAIIGRPTLNSWKAVTSTYHLSVKFPIEYEVEQVQGDQLAA